TCGCCACCATCACCTGGTATCCCTTCATCGGTGAAAAGTTCGTCTATTATCGAGTCGTGATTGAGAGTAGCGCGAGAAGCAACGGCACTCCGGCTCGACCTATAACAGAAACCGACCACCAAAATGAGTTAGATGGGCCCACTCGATGAATCTGAAAGCAGGTATGTCGAGGGTGTCATAGAAGAGTTCTCACACCGTGATCACGGTACTTCCTGGATTATCTCCGCGTTCGTAGTTGGTGATTGCGACGACGAGACGAAGACACAACGCGAGAAACACCTGTGCTCGCGCGTGGACACGGCCTCGGGCGTGCGTTCGCCCGAGGCCGCAGTCCTTCACTGATTCGTTAGTTCGCTCGACTCCTGTGCGGCGATTGTACGTCTCGTCTAGCGTCGATTGCTTCAGCCGTACATCCTCGCTGTGTTCGGTGATGCGGTCTTCGACTCTGTACTCGATATCTTTCGGCTCGTCGGTGTTTCGCGCGTTGTACGGGGCGACTGGCACGACCCCTGCGGCCAGCAGGCGGTCGTGCCAGTCGAGTGTGTCGTAGGCACTGTCACCGACCATCCACATCGGCTTGGCGACGGCGAGCGCGTCACACGTGACGCGCATCGCCGTCTCCTCTGGTGCTTGCTTACTCTCGGTGAACTCTGCTGCAATTGGGATCTTTGCCCCGGTCGAAACGATCGTGCAGCCGTATCCGTGGTAGTACTCTTCGGCGGTTGGATCGTAGCACTTCGACGCGTCTTGATCGGCTGGCAACGCCCTGATATCCGTTGAATCGATGCAGTAGGTCAAGTCGAGCAGGCCGCGGCGGGCGGCCTGCTCGACGAGGTTGTCGAAGACATCGTCAACAACGTGTTCGAGGTCGGTGAGAAAGCGATCGACCGCGTCTCTCGACGGCGGTCGATCGAAGCCACAGCTCAACCAGACAACCGTGTTCCGAAGCTCTCGTTCAACGGGACGGATGCCGTAGATATCGTGGTAGTAACAATGGAGGAACCCACGCATCATCTCTGGTGGTTCGTGCTCTCGTGTTCGCCCCGTCTGCGCCGGGGCGAACACGTCGAACTCTTCGAGAAACTCGAAGGAGAGATGCTCAAACAGCGCTAACGTCTCGGTCTCCGCGACATTGAAAAACGTCTCTACCGAAGGATCATCTTGCAGGGTCGCTGAGGCCATACCATCTCAGCATTCACCCTGCTCTTTGGTGTGGTAATCGTTCTATGACACCCTCGGTATGTCGGTTAGATTAACAGCCAAGCCGGGACCGATGGTATGAGAGACCGACCATTGCGGTCAGCAGAGACACTCGTGACGTACTCGACTCCCGTCAACCAGGTCTCGATGCATCTCCGTAGCGAGTTCGTGCATCGCCTCTGCTTGCGCCTCGGTAGCAATTCCGAGTCGGTAGTACGTTTTCGTCCGGTTTTGGTTCCACAGTTCGGCTAGTCGCTCCCCAAATGCATCATCATAGAGTCCGACCTCTGCACCTCGCTTGTAGAGTCTCCGGTGACTGCTGATTACTTCGGAAGCCTCCATTGCGCCGTCGTGGATCAGTCGGAACTGGATTGTCCGCTCGATCGCCACGAATGATGACTCAATGACGACCGTATAGTAGCCGTCGTCAAGGAGACGAGACGCAGCTGCCAGAAGTCGACACGCCCGACGTAACTGTACGAGTTCGGCCTCCTCGACATCGAGCCCCTCTTCGACGTTCCGGGGCGCTTGCTCGAAGCTACGCTCGGAAGCCTCGAGTGCGTTGACGACGGAGTTATTCTCCATTCGCGTACACCTCCCTACGAATATCGGAGAGTTGCTCAGACCGGACAAGTATGAGTCCCTCGTCGAACTGCTGCCGTAGCCTATCGCCGATCCGTTTCGCGCTTTCGGTTGATTCAACGAGGACTTCGAAGTTGTAGCGGTCACCTACAAACTTCGTTTGCTGGAGAGTGCTCACAATCGACTGGACAGTTCGGCGAGCCTTTGTCTTGTCATCCTCAACGAAGACGAGAATGTCGATGTCACTCGCGCGATCTGCCGTGCCTCGTGCGACGCTGCCAAAGAGAAGCACACCAACTAAATCATCAACTTCTGCCTGAACCCTGTCGACAAAGGCTCTGATGGGCTTGTGAAATTCAGACTGGGGGATAGATAAGACTGGATCAGGTTTCGTGAGCCGGTCACGATGGATACTCACGTACTGCTTACGGCCTTCTTGCCGCGTTTGGACAGTACCGAGTTGTTTGAGCAGTTTGACGGCCTTTGAGAC
The DNA window shown above is from Haloarcula halobia and carries:
- a CDS encoding transposase; this translates as MASATLQDDPSVETFFNVAETETLALFEHLSFEFLEEFDVFAPAQTGRTREHEPPEMMRGFLHCYYHDIYGIRPVERELRNTVVWLSCGFDRPPSRDAVDRFLTDLEHVVDDVFDNLVEQAARRGLLDLTYCIDSTDIRALPADQDASKCYDPTAEEYYHGYGCTIVSTGAKIPIAAEFTESKQAPEETAMRVTCDALAVAKPMWMVGDSAYDTLDWHDRLLAAGVVPVAPYNARNTDEPKDIEYRVEDRITEHSEDVRLKQSTLDETYNRRTGVERTNESVKDCGLGRTHARGRVHARAQVFLALCLRLVVAITNYERGDNPGSTVITV
- a CDS encoding nucleotidyltransferase domain-containing protein — its product is MPNRKETTTLALEYPFPDERVFRYQAMQDVLSRLIEEPYDEFTIGQLAEMVDGNQATVSKAVKLLKQLGTVQTRQEGRKQYVSIHRDRLTKPDPVLSIPQSEFHKPIRAFVDRVQAEVDDLVGVLLFGSVARGTADRASDIDILVFVEDDKTKARRTVQSIVSTLQQTKFVGDRYNFEVLVESTESAKRIGDRLRQQFDEGLILVRSEQLSDIRREVYANGE